A stretch of DNA from Sugiyamaella lignohabitans strain CBS 10342 chromosome B, complete sequence:
ATCCAAACCCCTTCCATATTACTTAGCAAAATCTAATCTGAATATATAGTAGACAATTGAGTCTCCAGACATTAGCCGTATATGCAACTTCGGTTAAGGGTTCAACTTGCATATCGAGACaggtgaaatattttttttcacagGGAAGTGCAGAGCGTTCATTATTTTCGAATTGTTTGATTCTCCAATCGtatttttccttttcagaAACATATAAAATGTCTTTCAGAGGAGGACGAGGTGGTGGCCGTGGAGGCGCCGGTGGATTTGGTGGAAGAGGAGGCAGATCTTTTTCAGCTCCTCAAGGACCACCTgatactgttgttgaaatGGGTGCCTTTTTACACCCTTGCGAAGGTGATATTGTTTGCAGATCTATCAATACTAAAATCCCATATTTCAATGCCCCAATATACCTTGAAAACAAGTCTGTTGTTGGAAAAGTCGACGAGATTCTTGGTCCTTTGAATGAGGTGTTCTTCACTATTAAGCCTACCGAAGGCATTGTAGCTACTTCTTTCAAAGAGGGCGATAAGTTTTACATTGGTCCTGATAAGTTACTTCCTTTAGAACGATTCTTACCCAAGCCAAAGGTTGCTGGAGCTTCTACACCTAAGAAGCCTTCCGGAGGTCGTGGCGGCTTCGCTGGTGGTCGTGGTGGTCGCGGCGGTTTTGGCCGTGGCGGTGCTTTCCGTGGTGGTCCCGGAGGTGGCCGTGGTGGTAGTCGTGGCGgatttggtggtggtcgcGGTGGCTCTAGAGGTGGATTTGGCG
This window harbors:
- the GAR1 gene encoding H/ACA snoRNP pseudouridylase subunit GAR1 (Protein component of the H/ACA snoRNP pseudouridylase complex; involved in the modification and cleavage of the 18S pre-rRNA; GO_component: GO:0031429 - box H/ACA snoRNP complex [Evidence IEA]; GO_component: GO:0031429 - box H/ACA snoRNP complex [Evidence IPI] [PMID 2898766]; GO_component: GO:0031429 - box H/ACA snoRNP complex [Evidence IPI] [PMID 9843512]; GO_component: GO:0005730 - nucleolus [Evidence IEA]; GO_component: GO:0005730 - nucleolus [Evidence IDA] [PMID 1531632]; GO_component: GO:0005634 - nucleus [Evidence IEA]; GO_component: GO:0030529 - ribonucleoprotein complex [Evidence IEA]; GO_component: GO:0005732 - small nucleolar ribonucleoprotein complex [Evidence IPI] [PMID 1531632]; GO_function: GO:0003723 - RNA binding [Evidence IEA]; GO_function: GO:0034513 - box H/ACA snoRNA binding [Evidence IPI] [PMID 9556561]; GO_process: GO:0001522 - pseudouridine synthesis [Evidence IEA]; GO_process: GO:0006364 - rRNA processing [Evidence IEA]; GO_process: GO:0006364 - rRNA processing [Evidence TAS] [PMID 10690410]; GO_process: GO:0042254 - ribosome biogenesis [Evidence IEA,IEA]; GO_process: GO:0031120 - snRNA pseudouridine synthesis [Evidence IDA] [PMID 15962000]), whose product is MSFRGGRGGGRGGAGGFGGRGGRSFSAPQGPPDTVVEMGAFLHPCEGDIVCRSINTKIPYFNAPIYLENKSVVGKVDEILGPLNEVFFTIKPTEGIVATSFKEGDKFYIGPDKLLPLERFLPKPKVAGASTPKKPSGGRGGFAGGRGGRGGFGRGGAFRGGPGGGRGGSRGGFGGGRGGSRGGFGGGFGGGRGGSRGGFGGGRGGRF